From a region of the Dictyostelium discoideum AX4 chromosome 2 chromosome, whole genome shotgun sequence genome:
- a CDS encoding EGF-like domain-containing protein — protein MKLIINNFLLLFLIFLSISIQFVKSINPPQDEFDCLINIINKFNYKTFDSYKDITKICSLTTWVTCDSTTGSVKSFILSNLQYNNYEQAISSDFSCLPNIETLAIYYQNVSKELIYFKSPKLTKLTFFNTQVLGGAALDQPFEKFDDLSITNCKGLDINTPFKFSYFNKVTRFMMSGLYAQLEFDSLAFKNKTSFHLSGSNYPDLTGYTGIQQAEFEFDDTFKLDSISNFAKYTSFGRLIVYHYSNIKIPFYFSQNTKIYSLWLATGGSTFTSPYETPTTMIDLSSTRYTDFLIGGFTNENLNGKFPFIMPSTCSNLNFNSNNLTILPNDIVCKTVSFQNNGINSELPKFIGKADSYDLKNNKFTGTIDQSWCSTELVINNNKLIGKIPSCYSCYLNAPKPSGGLIAMYDRFTGGNSFTNLNKTAVTCTTFAPQVKWLSSNSISVTGIDIGFDPNIWLFNGGVKVMQSINSSPGQYPQLILYSPTLTGETFTINFQYPINYVFTFPKVSKNPLVTSASINGKLYTFNGTYFSSHMRHQYQDIRVKGSLCTIVSTDFYSVTCSANLVIDSALKMVNITTGQDYNKKTTIYIRIDGLVSNDHRCPNDCSGNQGICDLSTGTCYCESGYSGSDCSFKNCGSSVPDCNGAGTCNGATGLCTCDSTHVGDYCQYSTSACPNNCGGSAYGTCNANKTCTCNAGFAGVDCSKPTQCVNNCSGNGVCVNGFCQCFDGYGDSSCSAKILNCPVGAGGAPCNGFYGACNPATGVCTCRDGYQGSACDDRLIQCPVAMNSIVCNRLDINWCDTTTGKCQCDPNFQGVDCSLPLVQCPLYGGKVCGGFGTCNNQTGVCSCDGSHQGADCSLPFIQCPLNGGKVCGGFGTCNNQTGVCTCDGSHQGTSCSLPFVQCPISFLNPCGGSKRGNCNNQIGVCNCLAGYQGLDCSLPFIKCPTINSNDCSGFGSCNNQTGICACDSSHQSTDCSLPFIQCPLNGGKVCSSFGTCDNQIGICTCDGSHQGNDCSKTFVQCPSVNSNSCSGFGSCNNETGACSCNSGRLNNDCSGIQCDVPNCNSHGTCNNTIGKCQCDSSHQGSDCSTPFIDCPSINLNDCSGFGSCNNQTGTCTCNSGKTLSDCTGIQCSVPDCNGHGTCDTNIGKCQCDSSHQGADCSLPLVQCPLYGGKVCGNFGTCNNQTGVCSCDSSHQGSDCSSPFVKCPTVNSNDCSDFGSCNNQTGSCSCDSSHQGADCSLPFIQCPIYSNSLCGGSSFGSCNNQTGVCTCDGSQQGADCSLPLIQCPSINSKDCSGFGSCNNETGICSCNLGRLNNDCSGIQCGSPNCNGHGTCDTTLGVCKCDSSHQGNDCSLPFIKCPSINSNDCSGFGSCNNQTGVCSCNSGRALSDCSGIECSVPNCNNGGVCDTSIGKCQCDSSHQGNDCNIPLIQCPNLCSGFGSCNNQTGICSCNSGRLNNDCSGIQCDVPNCNSHGTCDITIGKCQCLKNTWSGSDCSIPYQVIRSVNESTTAGGEATFEGVFGDVHQGIKMQIGGIDCPIIFNSSTIIKCMAPEGNGIKKVTLFQNDIYYTYDKYKYKAIELSCPSNCLGNGICNTSTGECKCNSGYGSYDCSPIINNGGGGGLGETPNSNSNSGELVIPPKSNTTLNEETGGTNIVNQKTNFQIYFKSLYEIDYSGQIVKTYKLENNWVINNDSNNNDQCTFTQTIDNGCNITSRIDEINDENGKKFEFAGTSFTVSNGGIKFTITIDNYQYQSNLNTLTLDFVSSVGEIQDTQNNNECNSKDTEIDTSNVNDLSSSNFNYIKISKNNKILSGRFINRLLSNGKATFFTTSVRNESNSIIVSLNLPHCSQCIIDPDFSVLLSSDFVSNCPSVVDKRKSYIVPVSVVASVVGAVSVASAGFLIRKKMIERKFFKTYSN, from the exons atgaaattaataataaataattttttattattatttttaatttttttatcaatctcaattcaatttgtaaaatcaattaatccaCCACAAGATGAATttgattgtttaattaatattataaataaatttaattataaaacatTTGATTCATATAAAGATATTACTAAAATTTGTTCATTAACTACTTGGGTGACTTGTGATTCAACAACAGGTTCTGTAAAATC atttattctatcaaatttacaatataataattatgaacAAGCAATTTCATCAGATTTTTCATGTTTACCAAATATTGAAACTTTAgcaatttattatcaaaatgtttcaaaagaattaatttattttaaatcaccAAAACTTACaaaattaacattttttaatacacAAGTTTTAGGTGGCGCTGCACTTGATCAaccatttgaaaaatttgatGATTT ATCAATAACTAATTGTAAAGGTTTAGATATAAATacaccatttaaattttcatacTTTAATAAAGTAACTAGATTTATGATGAGTGGTTTATATGCACAACTTGAATTTGATTCGTTagcatttaaaaataaaacttctTTCCATTTATCAGGTTCAAATTACCCAGATTTAACAGGTTATACTGGTATTCAACAAgcagaatttgaatttgatgatacTTTTAAATTGGATTCAATATCAAATTTTGCAAAGTATACAAGTTTTGGAAGGCTTATAGTTTATcattattcaaatattaaaataccattttatttttctcaaAATACTAAAATATATTCACTTTGGTTAGCTACTGGTGGTTCAACATTTACATCTCCTTATGAAACACCAACCACAATGATTGATTTATCATCCACAAGGTATactgattttttaattggtggctttacaaatgaaaatttaaatggcAAATTTCCATTTATTATGCCATCAACTTGTTCTAATTTAAactttaatagtaataatttaaccaTTCTTCCAAATGATATTGTTTGTAAAACTGtttcatttcaaaataatgGTATAAATTCAGAGTTACCTAAATTCATTGGTAAAGCAGATTcatatgatttaaaaaataataaatttactGG TACTATTGATCAATCATGGTGTTCAACTGAATtagttataaataataataaattaattggaaAAATACCATCATGTTATAGTTGTTATTTAAATGCACCAAAACCATCAGGTGGGTTAATAGCAATGTATGATAGATTTACAGGTGGTAATagttttacaaatttaaataaaaccgCTGTTACATGTACAACATTTGCGCCCCAAGTAAAATGgttatcatcaaattcaatcagTGTTACTGGTATTGATATTGGCTTTGATCCAAACATATGGTTATTTAATGGTGGTGTAAAAGTTATGCAATCAATAAATTCATCTCCTGGTCAATATCCTCAATTAATACTTTATAGCCCAACTTTAACAGGTGAAacatttacaattaatttcCAATATCCAATCAATTATGTTTTTACATTCCCAAAAGTTTCAAAAAATCCACTAGTAACTTCAGCTTCAATCAATGGTAAATTATATACTTTTAATGGTACTTATTTTTCAAGTCATATGAGACATCAATACCAAGATATTAGAGTCAAAGGTTCTTTATGTACTATTGTATCAACTGACTTTTATTCCGTTACCTGTAGTGCAAATCTTGTCATTGATTCAGCTTTAAAGATGGTTAATATTACAACTGGGCAAGAttataacaaaaaaacaacaatttacATTAGAATTGATGGTTTGGTTTCAAATGATCATCGTTGTCCAAATGATTGTTCAGGTAATCAAGGTATTTGTGATTTAAGTACTGGTACTTGTTATTGTGAATCAGGTTACTCTGGTAGCGATTgctcttttaaaaattgtggATCTTCAGTTCCAGATTGTAATGGAGCAGGTACATGTAATGGTGCAACTGGTTTATGTACTTGTGATAGTACTCACGTTGGTGACTATTGTCAGTATTCAACTTCTGCTTGTCCAAATAATTGTGGTGGTTCAGCTTATGGTACTTGTAATGCAAATAAAACATGTACCTGTAATGCTGGTTTTGCTGGTGTAGATTGTTCAAAACCAACTCAATGTGTTAATAATTGCTCAGGTAATGGTGTATGTGTAAATGGTTTCTGTCAATGTTTTGATGGTTATGGAGATAGTTCTTGTAGTGCcaagattttaaattgtCCAGTTGGTGCAGGTGGAGCTCCATGTAATGGATTTTATGGAGCATGTAACCCTGCAACAGGAGTTTGCACTTGTAGGGATGGTTATCAAGGTAGCGCATGTGATGATCGTTTAATTCAATGTCCAGTTGCAATGAATTCAATAGTTTGTAATCGTTTAGATATTAATTGGTGTGATACAACTACAGGTAAATGTCAATGTGATCCAAATTTCCAAGGTGTTGATTGTTCATTACCATTGGTTCAATGTCCATTATATGGTGGTAAAGTTTGCGGTGGATTTGGTACATGTAATAATCAAACTGGTGTTTGTTCATGTGACGGTTCCCATCAAGGTGCTGATTGTTCATTACCATTTATTCAATGTCCATTAAATGGTGGTAAAGTTTGCGGTGGATTTGGTACTTGTAATAATCAAACTGGTGTTTGTACATGTGACGGTTCTCATCAAGGTACTAGTTGCTCTTTACCATTTGTTCAATGtccaatatcttttttaaatccatGTGGTGGTTCAAAAAGAggtaattgtaataatcaaattggTGTTTGTAATTGTTTAGCTGGATATCAAGGTCTTGATTGTTCATTACCATTTATTAAATGCccaacaattaattcaaatgattgtAGTGGATTTGGTTCATGTAATAATCAAACTGGTATATGTGCCTGTGATAGTTCTCACCAATCTACTGATTGTTCATTACCATTTATTCAATGTCCATTAAATGGTGGTAAAGTTTGTAGCAGTTTTGGTACTTGCGATAATCAAATTGGTATTTGTACATGTGATGGTTCTCATCAAGGTAATGATTGTTCAAAAACTTTTGTTCAATGTCCATCagttaattcaaattcatgTAGTGGATTTGGTTCATGTAATAATGAAACTGGTGCTTGTTCATGTAATTCAGGtagattaaataatgattgcTCTGGTATTCAATGTGATGTTCCAAATTGTAATAGCCATGGTACATGTAATAATACTATTGGAAAATGTCAATGTGATAGTTCTCATCAAGGTAGTGACTGTAGTACTCCTTTTATTGATTGTCCatctataaatttaaatgattgtaGTGGATTTGGTTCATGTAATAATCAAACTGGTACATGTACTTGTAATTCAGGTAAAACTTTATCAGATTGCACAGGTATTCAATGTAGTGTCCCAGATTGTAATGGTCATGGTACATGTGATACAAATATTGGTAAATGTCAATGTGATAGTTCCCATCAAGGTGCTGATTGTTCATTACCATTGGTTCAATGTCCATTATATGGTGGTAAAGTTTGCGGTAATTTTGGTACTTGTAATAATCAAACTGGTGTTTGTTCATGTGATAGTTCTCATCAAGGTAGTGACTGTTCATCACCATTTGTTAAATGTCCAACtgtaaattcaaatgattgtAGTGATTTTGGTTCATGTAATAATCAAACAGGTTCATGTAGTTGTGATAGTTCACATCAGGGTGCTGATTGTTCATTACCATTTATTCAATGTCCAATatattcaaattctttatGTGGTGGTTCATCATTTGGCTCATGTAATAATCAAACTGGTGTTTGTACCTGTGATGGTTCTCAACAAGGTGCTGATTGTTCATTACCACTAATTCAATGCCcatcaataaattcaaaagattGTAGTGGTTTTGGTTCATGTAATAATGAAACTGGTATTTGTTCATGTAATTTAGGtagattaaataatgattgcTCTGGTATTCAATGTGGTTCTCCAAATTGTAATGGTCATGGTACATGTGATACTACTCTTGGTGTATGTAAATGTGATAGTTCTCATCAAGGTAATGATTGTTCATTACCATTTATTAAATGCCCATctattaattcaaatgattgtAGTGGATTTGGTTCATGTAATAATCAAACTGGAGTTTGTTCATGTAATTCAGGTAGAGCTTTATCAGATTGTTCAGGTATTGAATGTAGTGTTccaaattgtaataatggAGGTGTTTGTGATACTAGTATTGGTAAATGTCAATGTGATAGTTCTCATCAAGGTAATGATTGTAATATTCCATTAATCCAATGTCCAAATTTATGTAGTGGATTTGGTTCATGCAATAATCAAACTGGTATTTGCTCATGTAATTCAGGtagattaaataatgattgttCAGGTATTCAATGTGATGTTCCAAATTGTAATAGCCATGGTACATGTGACATTACTATTGGTAAATGtcaatgtttaaaaaatacatgGTCAGGTTCAGATTGTTCAATTCCATATCAAGTTATTAGATCGGTTAATgaatcaacaacagcagGTGGTGAAGCAACTTTTGAAGGTGTTTTTGGAGATGTTCATCAAGGTATTAAAATGCAAATTGGTGGTATTGATTGtccaataatatttaattcatcaactattattaaatgtatGGCACCAGAAGGTAACggaattaaaaaagtaacaTTATTCCAAAATGATATTTATTATACCtatgataaatataaatataaagcAATTGAATTGTCATGTCCATCAAATTGTTTAGGTAATGGTATTTGTAATACATCAACTGGAGAATGTAAATGTAATTCAGGTTATGGATCATACGATTGTTCTCCAATAAtcaataatggtggtggtggtggtttagGTGAAACCcccaatagtaatagtaatagtggtgAACTAGTTATCccaccaaaatcaaatactACATTAAATGAAGAAACAGGTGGTACAAATATTGttaatcaaaaaacaaatttccAAATTTACTTTAAATCACTTTATGAAATTGATTATAGTGGTCAAATCGTTAAAACAtataaattagaaaataattgggtaattaataatgattcaaataaCAATGATCAATGTACATTTACTCAAACTATTGATAATGGTTGTAATATTACATCTAGAATTGATGaaataaatgatgaaaatggtaaaaaatttgaatttgcaGGTACAAGTTTCACAGTTTCAAATGGAggtattaaatttacaatcaccattgataattatcaatatcaaagtaatttaaatacattaACTTTAGATTTTGTATCATCAGTTGGTGAAATTCAAGATACTCAAAACAACAATGAATGTAATTCAAAAGATACTGAAATCGATACAAGTAATGTAAatgatttatcatcatcaaatttcaattatattaaaatatcaaagaacaacaaaattCTAAGTGGTAGATTTATTAATAGATTGTTATCAAATGGTAAAGCTACATTCTTTACAACATCGGTTAGAAATGAAAGTAATTCAATCAttgtttcattaaatttaccaCATTGTTCACAATGTATTATTGATCCTGACTTTTcagtattattatcatcagaTTTTGTTTCAAATTGTCCATCAGTTGTTGATAAACGTAAATCATATATTGTACCAGTTTCAGTTGTTGCTTCAGTTGTTGGTGCCGTATCAGTTGCTTCTGCTGGTTTCCTCATTcgtaaaaaaatgattgaaagaaaattctttaaaacctatagtaattaa